The Marivivens sp. LCG002 genome contains a region encoding:
- a CDS encoding MerR family DNA-binding transcriptional regulator, whose amino-acid sequence MPNQRLSFKEMCARFDVTPRTLRYYEYIELLTPEKEGRSRYYRSRELARMTLILRGRKFGFSLEEIRQWLLIYDQMGTEAQYRTFIDEANNKLADLIEQRRQLDETISDLEALRETTRKLLPPE is encoded by the coding sequence ATGCCCAATCAGCGCTTGAGCTTCAAAGAAATGTGCGCACGCTTCGACGTCACGCCGCGCACGTTGCGGTATTACGAATATATCGAGCTGCTCACACCCGAAAAGGAAGGCCGATCCCGCTATTACCGTTCGCGCGAACTTGCGCGGATGACGCTGATTCTGCGCGGTCGCAAATTCGGTTTCAGCCTCGAGGAAATCCGTCAGTGGCTTTTGATCTATGATCAAATGGGAACCGAGGCGCAGTATCGGACCTTTATCGACGAAGCGAACAACAAACTTGCCGACCTCATCGAACAGCGCCGCCAATTGGACGAGACGATCAGCGATCTCGAAGCGCTGAGAGAGACCACGCGAAAGCTCCTTCCCCCCGAATAA